DNA from Canis lupus familiaris isolate Mischka breed German Shepherd chromosome 33, alternate assembly UU_Cfam_GSD_1.0, whole genome shotgun sequence:
tttattggtcattttgattcattcatttgtaaaattgcTTGTTCATATCCTTTATGCATTCTTCTcttagtttgtctttttcttatctatttttgctatttttatattacatattatattatatgatatatgtCTATATCTTTCATTTACATGGTAAAATATATTTCCCAACCTGTGATATGCCCCCTGGCTCCGTTCAGTACTCTTactattcattaaaattatagaGTAGCTCTGCTTAGTACTGGCCTTCTTCTCTTGGATAAGAATTTCTCTAATTTCTATGTTATATTGTTGTCTCctaaatttcttagaaaatagcTATGCTGTAAGGTAGGAGCCTAAACTTATTTATATCCAGACAGATAGCCAGCAGTGGCAGCACAATCCATTAAATCCATCGCCTTCTTCCTACCAAACTGAAACATCATATTTGTCTTATGCCACATTCCTGTATACAGTGGAATCTATTTCTGAGCTGGCTGCCCGTTATTGCActgttcttcttttctattcttctgccactatttgaatattttgattGTTATGTCTTTATGTTATAGTTCAAAAGAAATTATTGTGCTCTTGACTGTTCTTACTATTTATATGTTTCTTGAGTAAAATGGgaaatttcttctttcatataaaatttttaaagattttatttgagagagagagagagagagagagtgcatgaacaGGATGGTggtatggggagagggagaagcagactccccactgagcagggagcccacatggggctccattacgggaccctggggtcaggagccgaggtgaaggcaggcacttaaccgactgagccacccaggcacccctctttcatacaaattttaagaagaCCATATATACTTTCTAAAACCTCTGCTGGATTGAAAAGGGTTTGTACTAAATTTTCTTGTTACTTTAGGTAAACTTCATTCTAAAACTTTTTATCCTGGGAAAATTTTGAATGGATATTAAAGTAGACATATAAAGGTAAAAATCTGAAGATTGCTGATTACATGAAAAGCaccttttagggcagccccggtggctcagtggtttagctccaccttcagcatggagtgtgatcctggagacccaggatcgagtcccacgtcgggctccctgcatggagcctgcttctccccccgcctgtgtctctgcctctctctctctctgtgtctctcatgaataaataaataaaatatttttaaaaaatatcttaaaaaaaagaaaagcatcttttAGAAATACATCGGTTACACAAAAATACactgtttttatgatttttggtaACTGTTTCCacacttttttctcttatttaccGTCTGGCCAGATCAATTATGGCAGAAGAAAACAAGACACAGATGATTGAGTTCGTTCTCACAGGACTTACAGGTCATCCAGGGCCGCAGATCCCCCTCTTCCTGGTGTTCTTGGTCATCTACCTCATCACTATGGTGGGCAACCTTGGTCTGGTTGCTCTCATCAGGAAAGACCCCCACCtgcacacccccatgtacttATTCCTTGGCAGTTTGGCCTTTGCAGATGCTTGTACTTCATCCTCTGTGACTCCCAGGATGCTTATAAATTTTTTATCGAAGAATCATGTGATATCACTTTTTGACTGTATGGctcaattttacatttttggttcCAGTGCCACCACAGAGTGTTTCCTCCTGGTagtgatggcctatgaccgctatgtagCCATATGCAACCCTTTGCTTTATCCAGTCATGATGTCCAATAACCTTTGTACTCAGTTGATCGGAGTCTcatattttgttggttttctacACTCAGCAATTCACGTGGGTTTGTTATTTAGGTTAACTTTCTGCAGGTCCAATGAAATACATTCTTTCTACTGTGAAATTTTACAACTCTTCAAAATTTCTTGTACCGATCCTACAGTTAACACacttctggttttaattttttcgGCCTTCATACAAATCTTTACGTTTATGACCATCATGGTTTCTTATACCTGTGTCCTCTTTGCCATCCTGAAAAAGAAGTCTGAAAAGGGCAGGAGTAAAGCCTTCTCCACGTGCAGCGCCCACTTGCTCTCTGTCTCCTTGTTCTATGGCACCCTCTTCTTCATGTATGTGCGTCCTGGGTCTGGCCACACTGAAGATGATGacaaaatgtattctttattttacacAATAATAATTCCTCTGCTAAATCCTTTTATTTACAGCCTGAGGAACAAAGAGGTTATAGATGCTTTGAgaagaataattaagaaataaattgatGCCAATTTTCAAGatgtgtttcttttgtcttctgctAAAAAAAGCCCTGAGTCCTATAGGTAAGCCACAAGTGCCATTCCACCAGAAAGCTAATGGTCAGGGGAGTCCATAAGCTCTGTGTGAAGCATCCCAGCTTCCCATTATGCCTTCTTGGATATGAATCCAGTGAAAGCTTGGGAAGATTACCTATACAACTAGCTTATTTAGAAACACTGTGCCTTATTTTTATCTGAGCATTTAGCATTTAGCTTTTGCACATTAGTTTTTTTCTAGGGCCTTCCAAAATTCCAGATAGAAACAGACATCAGGGTGAGAAATAGCTGTAAAAGAGGTGGCCTATATGGGGAGTCATTTAGTTCATGGATGAGCCCAGCCCATTGCTCTGGACCTGCAAGCTAATAAGGCTCTACTGTTTCCTTCCATACACAGTAACCCTAAGTGActgataaaataaaatcctgcttCTTGGCAGAATATTTTCTGAGAAGAAACATACTGTTTCATgataaatttagggaaaaaatgaaaaattctaaagaaattcatggatgttaagaaaatgaaagctggCATGAATTAAAGAATGAAGCATCAAAATTAACTACAGCTCATAACTGTAACTCCACACTCTGTTGTTATCAGGGATACTGCATGCAGCATGATATTCAATAATTTATAAGTTAAGTAATATTTGAGTACAATAAAAAGCAATTTTGGTGATCAGCCTTGTGGTTGCATTACTATTCCCATAAGTTTTAGGAGGAGCCGACTAGGGAAAGGCAGGAGCCTGGATCAGAGACAAGAACCTGACTTTGCATTTAGAGTATGGGTGAAAACTGTCAGTGACTTCTCTCCCACTAATTAACTAATTATCAACCAGTCGAAAGATAgatatattctaatttattttagaattatatagacatttctggtatttcccactcattttttctcccttcccatttattccctttcactattttttatattccccaaatgaatgagatcatatagagactcctaactctgggaaaagaacaaggggtagtggaaggggaggtgggtggggggtgggggtgactgggtgatgggcactgaggggggcacttaatgagatgagcactggatgttattctatatgttggcaaattgaacaccaataaaaaataaatttataaaaaaagaattatatagaCATAGGTGATTCAATTCCTCTTTTCGCAAAACAATTATATTCCTTGAacaatttggttttgttttcttttcttttttttgagcaTATTcacttaggaaaaacaaaatgagaattaaGTTTAAGttgtagaagaatgaaaatatgcCTGttgttctaatatttttaaaacactttgttattttatttacttgagagagagagagagagagagagaacaagctgggggaggggcagagggagagagataagcaggctcccggtgagcagggagccagacctggggctggatcccaggaccctgagatcatgacctgagctgaaggcagacactttaaccaacggagccaccctaAAATGCTTTAGATCTTGTCAATAGTTCCAACAAATATACTAAACATATTATCTAAAAATGTAGGCATGTAATAAATATCTcttatcatttaaatttatttatctctcACATAAACATTATTGGAAAAAGTTAACTTGTTTGTACGGTCATAACTTCAATTGGTCCTCAAtaacaaaattactttaaaatatcccACATGATTAAGATTATTCTCCTTAAAAACCCTCTGTACTTGTAGGGATTTTCAGAAATTTCACAGTATTTCTGACTCATTTTACAATCACCGTAAActaagtctgtttcttttttttttaaaataaatttattttttattggtgttcaatttaccaacatacagaataacacccagtgctcctcccgtcaagtgcccccctcagtgcccgtcacccattcacccccaccccccgccctcctccctttccaccacccctagttcatttcccagagttaggagtctttatgttctgtctccctttctgatatttcccacacatttcttctcccttcccttatattccctttcactattatttatattccccaaatgaatgagaacatataatgtttgtccttctatgattgacttacttcactcagcataataccctccagttccatccacgttgaagcaaatggtgggtcatattaattttctctttgagtAAAACTTTTCTTGTATAATTTACTACTGGTCTTTCAAAAGCAAAccctaaatacttttttttattatttatgtaagtGTAAATATACTCATTTTTTGAGGTACATGAAACATGTTTTATTTgaggtatctttttttaaaagattttatttatttattcataagagacacagaaagagagaggcagagatacaggcaaagggagaagcagactccattcaggaactccaggatcatgccctaagccgaaggccgatgcttaaccactgagccacccagatgtccctgaaatatattcaaaaagaaCTATATGCTATGGTATTTACACTCCTTTATTGTCTTTATAATTGCACaggtaatatataattttatcagaattattttcaataatttccGAGGTATTATATTACTTTGGAAATAAAGGATTAAGAGTTGAACTGTAATGTTTTATTCCGGTTTGAGGGCCCTCTAAGAATTTGACATTTATAGTGGAAGGCAAATTTTGGTATAAATCTTATCGATGGACTTGTGGTTATATAGTGTCAAACATCTAGGATTTAGCAAAATGGATTGGTTAGTAAGCAAAGGCAAACAGGGAAAATGGCTAGAAACATTGCTTACTGGTTATTAGTAgcattaacaaaatggaaattctatCAGAAGGACACAAAGGAGTAGAATGACTCAGGAGACATgagacaaatatataaaatagaagatgAGTCATGAGGGTTTTTTGCTTAgcagatattatttttatctagAAGCCAACATATTCACTATCCATGAGAATGGAGGGCAAGACCAGGTAACCATGGAAATGGGAGGGTACTGTTAAATAATTTGGACATCTTTCCAACAAATAAACACTAGAAACTTGATGAGTTTTTGTTAGTCCAGATACTCAGATCACATGATCAAGGGagtggtatttctttttatttttttcttttttcttttttctctttctttcttttctttcttctttctttctttctttctttctttctttctttctttctttctttctttcttctttctttctttctttttggtatttCAATGATAGAGAATCCACTGAGTCTGAATGGAGAGAATTAAATGGCCTTACGAGTATGGACTGTAGTACATATTTTCATTCCAAATAATGATACTACCATTGTTAAGGTAGAAATTTAACAAGCTTACACTAAAAAGGGTGCCTGCCCAATTTTTTTCACCTAATATAAGATACATACACCTATATAAAAGATCCCTGTAGAAATAAATGGTAGTAGAAAAGTTCTAAATGCAGGTACCTTagattatatatagaaaacagtaATATCAGTCCTAATGAAAAATGTCTGTATGCAAACTCTGATAAATTCAATGGTAAGGACCTGggcacctggggcacctgggtggctcagtgactaagcgtctgcctttggctcaggtcatgatcctggggtcctggaatcgagtcccgcatcaggctccctgtagggagcctgcttctccttctgcctatgtctctgcttctctctgtgtgtctttcatgaataaatagataaaatatttttaaaaaggacaattcATTACGCCTGGTACCATTAAACAATCTTGTAAGAGAATAAAATGGTTTGCAGACAGCTAACCAAATTTGTTAGCAAGCTCCTTCTGTTGGGtctcagtgagaaaaaaaaattatctttttttgaaaagaaagaaataaccaaTGATGGCACAGTTGCATGGAACTATTTTGGTACCTCATGAAAAttggatgaaaaagaaataaattggcaAAGGTGCTATATAAAATTTGATGGTGATTACTAGCTGGGAGGTGGAAAACACCTGGTAGTTTGGGCAACTGCACTTGCCTTGCTGAAAAGAACCAGATAGATTTGttgtatttcttcttgtgtgGGATACGTCAAGGGGTACTGgtaaaataaagtgaatgagCAAGGTGCCAGGATACTCCATTTGTTAAGGCAGTAGAATGAGCAAAATATCAGCAGGGAAATCCAAAGATGAATAACTGGTCAAAGTTGAATGGCTTTGCGGTAGTGAACAGAATTTTCTGGGATTACCAGAAACTGAATCATGGTATGTGATGACATCAGCAAGAGACAGGAGGACAACATTGGGGGGCCACAGATAAAACTTTGAGGATAATGTGATGCTATAGTAGTAGGTACCAGAGTtttattaaattacaaatttgtgattatttttttaaagaacctccaaactgttttctatagCAGCTGTAGTGCCAATTCACATTCACATCAACCATGCAcaaagggttcttttttcttcacatgcTGATCAACACTTGCTTATTGGATAACAGCCATTCCAACAGATCTGAGGTGATATtacattgtggctttgatttgcatttttctgatgattagtgatattgagcatcttttcatgtagaTATTGGTCATTTGgagtattctttggaaaaaatttcTTTAAGGTTCTCTGTCTATTTCTAAATTGGATTGCTTGAGTATTTTTGCTAA
Protein-coding regions in this window:
- the OR5AC1 gene encoding olfactory receptor family 5 subfamily AC member 1; amino-acid sequence: MAEENKTQMIEFVLTGLTGHPGPQIPLFLVFLVIYLITMVGNLGLVALIRKDPHLHTPMYLFLGSLAFADACTSSSVTPRMLINFLSKNHVISLFDCMAQFYIFGSSATTECFLLVVMAYDRYVAICNPLLYPVMMSNNLCTQLIGVSYFVGFLHSAIHVGLLFRLTFCRSNEIHSFYCEILQLFKISCTDPTVNTLLVLIFSAFIQIFTFMTIMVSYTCVLFAILKKKSEKGRSKAFSTCSAHLLSVSLFYGTLFFMYVRPGSGHTEDDDKMYSLFYTIIIPLLNPFIYSLRNKEVIDALRRIIKK